AATGAAAATTTTATGACCAGATTTGACTGTTTGGGGAGTGTCGCCAATTGCTATCTGCATATTAATACTCAATGAAAATCAAAAGTAGCTTAGCTTGGATATAGTTGAAGGCTGGAAGTATAGAGAACTGTGTTCGCGTCATTAAGCCGAAGATATAACTCTGTTACTTTCTCATTTCAAGGTAACAGGCTGAAAAGATCCACTGGAGCTTTTCACTCATCAAGGCTCTTGACAACGGATAATTTTGATTTTCGAAGAGTATAAAATTGCATAAACATACAAAAAACTAGGCCTTAACCTAGTCCATGATATATATCGTATACTTCTTGTTTTTTGAGTTGGTAGCGTTTGGCCACTTCTTTGATAGCCTGATTAGGTTTTATGCCACTTGCAATTTCTCTTTCTACCTCAGCCTTCAAGTCTACTTCGTCAGCAGAAGGATAGACTTCCTCACCAGCACCCTCGACAATAATCAAGCATTCTCCCTTAAGTGGATTTTCTTCCAAATACTCTAGTAATTCGGAAATGCTTCCTCTCTGGTATTCTTCGTATAACTTGGTCAATTCTCGAACAACCGTTACCTGACGATCACCATAAACTGTCAACATATTTTCTAAGGTATCTGCCACACGATATGGAGATTCATAGAAAATTTGCGTCTCAGGATAGGTCTTTTTTTCTTGGAAAAATTCTTTTTGCTGCCCCGATTTTCTCGGTAAAAATCCATAAAAAATATGTGGCTGGGGTGCCAAACCAGATGCAATCAAGGCTGTAATTCCTGCCGATGCTCCTGGAAGTGCTACAACAGGAATATCTTCCGCAATCGCTGCCCGTACCAGGTCATGACCAGGATCCGAAATGGAAGGTAGGCCTGCATCAGAAACTTGCGCAATGGACTGACCAGATTTGAGCCAATCAATCAAAACTGGAATTTTTTCATGGGCATTGTGTTCGTGAAAGGATATTTGCTTGGTTTCTACTTCAAAATGTTTGAGTAGGAGGCCTGTATTTCTCGTATCTTCCGCTGCAATTATATCCACTTCTTTCAAAATCTGAACAGCTCGGAATGTCATATCCTGTAAGTTTCCAATAGGCGTTGGCACCAGATATAAAGTCCCAAAACTCGTCTGTCCCTTAAATGATTTTTGTACTTTCATCCTAATCTCGATTCAATAATTCTACACAGAACATACAAGGTTCATCATTATCCCTACGTTGACCATAAGAGAAGGTACAAATATGGAAACCATCTTCGTAAATATTCTCCAAATTCTCCTTACCAAAGTTGGAAGATTTATGGCCTGTCTTATCTTCTTTTTCCAAACGTTCGCGCAACTTGGAATTTTCCAAGCGGAGGGTCGTATTTTCATCAATAACTCCCTGTAAATGCTTTTTGATAGCATCCACTTCTGCCAACGTGGTTAGAAGATTCTGCGAAAAATCATCTAGGGCATCAAAAATTTCTTTTTTATCCATTATCTCCCTTTCTTTTATTTTACAGAGTTATATACTCTAGACTATTTTGTAGACTTACGTTTGCCTGCCACATCTTCTTAGCCTTAAGAACAGCATCCATTTTTTCACGTACATTTGCCGATTCCATCATTTTCTCAGATAATATCAGACTCAGAAGGTCAAACAAACGTCCCTGCTCAGCTTTTTCCACAGCTAAAGACACTAGGATTCCAACTTGCAAATAAGCACGTGTAGGCTCCACCAAGAGCAAGTCTGTAAATTTCTTTGTCTGTCCCATCAAATCTAAAAAGTTTTTATTTTCTGCTAACTTTTTCGCTTCTTCTTGACTTGAAACCAGTTGAGCTAAGAGATTCGCTTGTGTTTTTAACAAGCCCTCCTCTTCTAACATTCGCTCCATGGCCGGAATATTTTTAGGAAAACCTATAATCTGTGTCCGACTCTTGATAGTAGGAAGGACAGCTTCTTCCTGATTGGTCAATAAGAAGATATGAATGGCTGACTGAGGTTCTTCAATCACTTTTAGCAAAGAGTTGGCTGCGTTAGCATGCATTTTCTCAGCATCACGAATAATGAAAACCTGCTTATTGGATTCAAATCCAGATTGTGAAAAATTCTTAACTAATTCACGTATCGTATCTGTTTTGATAACATTTCCCTGCGGTGCAATAACAGTAAGATCTGAAAACTCATTTGCTTCAATTAGGCGACAAGACCGACATTTCTGACAAGGAAGGACGCCTTCTTTCTCCTGACAAAATAACGATTGACTGAGAAAAATTGCCATATCAAAACTAGCAAAGTCACCTGAAAATAGATAGGCATGCGCCAAACGTCTCTGCTCTAAAATTGTCACAAAACGTTGAAATACACTGGGTTGTAAGTTTCTAAGTTCTTCAATCTTCATGTTCTTTCTGCAAACCGTTTCTTAATGACCGCCAGAGCATCTGCAACAACAGCCTCTAGTGGCTGACTGGCATCAATCTTTACAAACCGCTCTGGTTCCTGCTCTAAAATACTAAGATAGCCTTGACGCACCCGTCTATGCATATCTGCTTTTTCCATATCCAAGCGATCCACATCACGGTCAGCATTGCGGGCAATTCGAGCCAGCCCCTCTTCTGTATCAATATCAAAATAGAGGGTTAAATCTGGCTTTAAACCATCTGTTGCAAACTGGTTAAGCCAATGAATGTCATCTATATCCAAGCCCCGTCCAAATCCTTGATAGGCAATAGAGGAATCGATAAAACGATCAATCAAGAGCAATTTCCCCTGTGCCAAGGGTGGAAGAATCTTCTCTTTCAAATGCTGACGTCGTGCTGCAATGAACAATAACAGCTCCGTCTTATCATCCATTTCAGTATTGGCAGGATTGAGAATTATATTGCGAATTTCTTCTGCAATAGCCACCCCACCTGGCTCTCTAGTTGTGACTACTTCTGGCCCCAATTCCTGCAAGGCTGGCAATAACTGTTGCAATACCGTCGTTTTCCCTGCCCCATCTGGACCTTCAAATGTAATAAAAAAACCGTTTCTCATCTTTCCCTCGCTCTTAGTACCAGTATGCACAGTTCAGCACTTCACTTGTGAAGACTGGTTCTTAGATATTCATTCCATTTTACCAAAAATTAGTCAAAAAATCACTTGAAAATTGACTTGTTTTATAAGGAGAAAATCTTTTAAAATTGATATATACACATATTCGGAGATGCTTATGGTTCGTTTGAAAAATATTTTACTTATTTTGCTTGGTGCAGGGCTATTTGCCTTTGGGCTAAATTATTTAATCATGCCCAATCGTCTATTCGAGGGTGGCGCAACTGGATTGACGCTGATTATTTACTACCTTTTTCATATTCAACCTTGGATAATGAACATTGTGATTAATATTCCATTGTTCATCCTCGGGTGGAAAATACTCGGAAAGAAGACTCTCTATCTCAGTATCTTAGGAACCTTTAGCGTTACCTTTTGGTTGGCCATTTTTGAAAAAATCCATTTTTCAATCAATCTACAACAAGATTTGATACTCGTTAGTATCCTGGGTGGGATTCTTATGGGACTAGGATTAGGAACCATCTTCCGTGCTGGCGGAACGACTGGGGGAAGCGATATTATTGCTCGTATAGGTCATAAATTCCTACCTTACTCCATTGGACAAATCATTCTTGCAGTTGACATCCTCATCCTAACTCTGATTGTTATTGTTTTTAAAGACCTCCGAACAGTTCTATATACTTTAATGATGGTTGCTATTGCTTCCAAGGTTATTGATTTTGTCACGGAGGGCGGATATGGTAGCAAGGGGGTTATGATTGTTTCTCAAAAATCTGACCAATTGGCTCAGGCTATTGATTGTGAAATCGAGCGTGGTGTCACCTTTATCAAAGCACAAGGTTTCTACAGCAAAGCCGATGTCAACATGATTTACTCGGTCATATATAAGAGCCAACTCCAAGAGATGAAGGAGCTTATTC
This region of Streptococcus suis genomic DNA includes:
- the rsmI gene encoding 16S rRNA (cytidine(1402)-2'-O)-methyltransferase, with protein sequence MKVQKSFKGQTSFGTLYLVPTPIGNLQDMTFRAVQILKEVDIIAAEDTRNTGLLLKHFEVETKQISFHEHNAHEKIPVLIDWLKSGQSIAQVSDAGLPSISDPGHDLVRAAIAEDIPVVALPGASAGITALIASGLAPQPHIFYGFLPRKSGQQKEFFQEKKTYPETQIFYESPYRVADTLENMLTVYGDRQVTVVRELTKLYEEYQRGSISELLEYLEENPLKGECLIIVEGAGEEVYPSADEVDLKAEVEREIASGIKPNQAIKEVAKRYQLKKQEVYDIYHGLG
- the yabA gene encoding DNA replication initiation control protein YabA is translated as MDKKEIFDALDDFSQNLLTTLAEVDAIKKHLQGVIDENTTLRLENSKLRERLEKEDKTGHKSSNFGKENLENIYEDGFHICTFSYGQRRDNDEPCMFCVELLNRD
- a CDS encoding DNA polymerase III subunit delta', with protein sequence MKIEELRNLQPSVFQRFVTILEQRRLAHAYLFSGDFASFDMAIFLSQSLFCQEKEGVLPCQKCRSCRLIEANEFSDLTVIAPQGNVIKTDTIRELVKNFSQSGFESNKQVFIIRDAEKMHANAANSLLKVIEEPQSAIHIFLLTNQEEAVLPTIKSRTQIIGFPKNIPAMERMLEEEGLLKTQANLLAQLVSSQEEAKKLAENKNFLDLMGQTKKFTDLLLVEPTRAYLQVGILVSLAVEKAEQGRLFDLLSLILSEKMMESANVREKMDAVLKAKKMWQANVSLQNSLEYITL
- the tmk gene encoding dTMP kinase is translated as MRNGFFITFEGPDGAGKTTVLQQLLPALQELGPEVVTTREPGGVAIAEEIRNIILNPANTEMDDKTELLLFIAARRQHLKEKILPPLAQGKLLLIDRFIDSSIAYQGFGRGLDIDDIHWLNQFATDGLKPDLTLYFDIDTEEGLARIARNADRDVDRLDMEKADMHRRVRQGYLSILEQEPERFVKIDASQPLEAVVADALAVIKKRFAERT
- a CDS encoding YitT family protein, with the protein product MVRLKNILLILLGAGLFAFGLNYLIMPNRLFEGGATGLTLIIYYLFHIQPWIMNIVINIPLFILGWKILGKKTLYLSILGTFSVTFWLAIFEKIHFSINLQQDLILVSILGGILMGLGLGTIFRAGGTTGGSDIIARIGHKFLPYSIGQIILAVDILILTLIVIVFKDLRTVLYTLMMVAIASKVIDFVTEGGYGSKGVMIVSQKSDQLAQAIDCEIERGVTFIKAQGFYSKADVNMIYSVIYKSQLQEMKELIHRIDPHAFITITDAHEVLGEGFTLDRDKKPIERH